The DNA segment TTATATGTCGTTTTGGATTTGCAGATTAATAAGTTTATTGTTTGTTTAACTAAAAACCAAATTGCTTAAATGTGTTGACTTCTTATCTTCGATTGATTTCCTTTTTGtctattttagaaaattgaTGAAATTAACCAAGTTCTATACGAAGTTAATCTTATAGAGCATATATCACTTGAACAACAATGAAGAGTATGCATAATGTTTGAAGTGATGAAAGATATTGTTCATATGGCGATGGATTCATATAGATATATCCCATCTTTTGATTAATAGATTATCAATTTAGTTTGATATTGTATTTTTTCATTGCAACTATTGAGAGATGTTCTTTTAGGGGGATGTATTGAAATGTGGATTTTAAAAGTTTGGGtggatttgaaaaaatattggagTTTGAAGAGATTTGGGTTAAATCCCGAAACGATGGGTGGgatttaaaaaaaggaaaatagatTTGAAtaggattttttaaaaatttcagaGTACTTGAGATCATTTGAACTTAAATTTCAGAGTACTTTTCAAAGtccaattattttaaaacatgaagTAATCACTATTTTTACTAACAGAGTAAAAACGTgaaatttcaatattttgtcTTCTTCCTTCGTTTGTGggaacgagagagagagagctataGATCAAAGTTTGCAGATACTCTTCCATATCCAACTTTCTGAGGTTGACTCATCGAGATCCCAAAAACAAGAAGATCCAATGGCATATTACATAATCAATTTGTCTTGTACTTCTTCCAATTCAATCTCTGCAACAAGTTTGAACAGCAGTCTCTTGACAATATTCAAGAAAGCTACAGAACTTACTAAAAGCCAATATAATAGATCAAAATTGTTTATCAAAAAACCAAATTCATAAACCACAACATGaaagataaatttaaaaacatagtaGCAGAGATAACATCTATAAACAACGTAAACTGTTGCTGCATCAAGATCCCATATGCATAGCATCTGTCCACATGGTTGCTGCTATATTTGCTCTCCAATTATTAGCATTCACTCTTTGTTGTTCTTGAGTGCCattttgaacatcatcatccATGTTCTCATCTTCACCTATTTCTTGAACATCACTTTCATTATCATCAGCGACAACAACTTCTTCAGGAAACACGTCTGAACGACATTCTTTACGAAGATAATTATGTAGAACAACACATGCAAGAACTAACTCTGCTTGTGTTTTATACGGAAATGGTGGAGCAGATTTGAAGATGAGGAATCTTGACTTAAAGATGCCAAAAATTCTCTCAATCACATTTCGCAAGGATGAATGACGATGATTGAACAACTCATTTTGATTCACAGGATCTTTGCCTTGTCCCTTAAAATCTTGAAGATGATAGCGAGTACTTCGAAATGGAGCCAGAAAATTACGATGATTGGCGTATCCACAGTCGACTAAATAGAATTTTCCTGAAatcatataacatatacaaataattttaagaaaatacaaaaataacacatcaatattttaatcataagaACCAGACATACCTTCTGGAACTTGTAATCTGTTAAAATTTCTTGTTAAAGCATCTTGTAATACTTTAGCATCATGAGCTGAACCTTCCCATCCACTAAGAACAtatataaattctaaatcaaaattgCATGCAGCTAAAACATTTTGTGATAGTTGTCCTTTTCGATTGCGGTAGCTAGATGAATCCTTTCCACTTATCATCGCAAGAATATGTGTTCCATCAATAGCTCCTACACAATCctaataaaatatagaaacatgtaaattttTTTGCGGTATTTAAAAAATGCATAAGAGAAGAACTACATGTACCTTAAAATAAGGATAGAATCGTGTGCTATCTCTTATCTTTGGAGGCACTGTTGTTTCAGGCTTGGCCATGTAACTTGGAGCAAGTGCGTTTAACACTTTCAGAATTGTATGAAAACTCGTACTTATTGAGAATCTTGACCTCTTGAATCTATCTTGAGCCTGAATATACCTTGAGTTTTGACCAACAATGAACAAAAAGGTGGCTAGCATTTCTTCAACTGAAACATATCTTGTATCTTTTAATCCCATCTTTACTCTTATAATAGAGCATAGCTTCAAAAACACATCCGGATACATACGATATAGATGTCGAAAATGTTTAGGATCTTCAACCAAAGCATTTTGTATGTATTCATGTCCGAGTGTTGTAGTTGATCTTCTAATTTCACGTTGTATTTGTGGAATACGTGAAGCGACATTACGTACCTTCACAATGATAGAAAAAACCAGTAAGAGAATATCAACGTCTATCTTGAAATTTGAcatcttttttctctttttcctaACTTGTATCTCTTCATTTGCATTAACAATATGAGCCATTGAAATCTCTgcacaaaaacataaataacaaGTCATAAGAAACTGTCTAATTGGTGAACAAAGTGTGAAATAATGCTAGATACTCACGTAATATAAAGCGGCGGTGATGAACTTTAGCTAGAGAAGAAGAGGACAAATAAATAAGGTTACACAAATCATTAAGGAATCGTATCCTAACGAATTAGCCGCCAAATTTAGCCGCCAAAATCAATGTTTACTTTGAACAGAATATACTACTTTCctatgtaaaatataattataccaTTGTAGGAGAAAACAAGAAGATAGTGtcgtatataaataaataaaactagacCATTgtagtaaaaaaaacaaaaaccataacatataaagaacaaaaatcataacaattctgcaaagaagaaacaaaaccatagctaaagtaataataaaaactcaactttaaagaaataaaaactcCAAGATGACGAACTATCTTTAGAACTCCGATCATGTTACTTCAGCCACTTGGTTTACGGAGATTTCTTTTAATCCATCCACAACGATCTGTTATGGACATATTCACGAAACCAGATTTCATGCCTAAGGTGTGAACAAGGGTCATCGCCTCATAACGCAAATCATCATCCAAGTCAGGAATTTCCTTGATAGCATCCCAAACATTGTTAGCTTTGTCTTCAGCTTCTTTTTCTTCAGCTTCCTTCACCCATCTTTTCTGAATCATGTCAAAAATTTGGCTACTGATTTCTGTAACTTCCTCACAAACCCTTTCCGAGTTATATGAATCCGTCCTAGCTTTCTTTCTATGTGAAAGCTTTTCTCCAATGCTTTTTCTTGATGAAGGTTCATATGTTTGCTGGTGTTCTATTCCTCCTCCCTCATCTATCACGTGGACAAAATTATTATCATTTGTCTTCTCGTTCTCTTCAAATTGATAGGATCCTGCATCAACAGAATCACCTAGTCCCACAGCATTCTGCCCAGTTGCAGTATTCTGTTCAAATATAGTCCTTAGCTCTTCAAAATCTTCAAACGAATCATCACGCAGATATTTATTATTTGGATGagcctattaaaaaaaatcactataATAAGAATCATATGTAAACAGCACCAACATAAGCATGAAtttcatattataattttttacctGCAGATAGACCTTCCATACTTCATCATCTGCTGTGAATTTTTTCGTTTCAGAGTCCCACCCAAAACCAGAACTACAACGAAGAAAATCTGCAAACACTTGGTACCTACCCTTCAAGATTTTCATCCTATTTTTATACTGACCGTAGGTTTTTTTAGATCCAACTTCTTGCTGTAGAGTTGTTAGTATTCTGGATTCGACCGTCAGTTTGTTGAATTTGCCGCTGGCATCACGAAAACCTTGATTGATTGCATCCACTAGTAACCTCAATAACAACTTGTGCTCAGGTCCAGACCATGTGTGGTATTGACCTTTACCTTTTACGTCTTTTGGATCTCCCATTGTTTGGAAGGTAACTAGTCATATAACACCACAAGATTATAAGAACCAAGATAATAAATCTATAGTCTTTGTAAAACCATATCTAAAATAGTGAATTAACAGGTTTTATATTGATCGTCAAAAGACTCAAACCCATAAAAGGAACAATATTCAAAGACAAACATCAtccaaattcatgaaaactaaacaaaataatgaaaccAATCTCAAACTACACATTCCAGTACGCCAAAGTGATGAAAATGAATACTCACTTTGACAAATAAAAGAGATGATTGATGCTCGTATCCTATCAGTTTTGTAAGCTCTTCTCCATGTTactgattttatatatatgtgcatacctacctaaaccctaattaAACAACTAAACGAAAAAAGCCCATCATATTATTCAATTTTCTAAGAAGCAGCCCATAAAGATATCAACAAGATACATATTTatccaaaacaaaaattagaaaatcaGCATTGCGTACCTTGGCTTGCATACTTGTCAAGCAGTACCTTAGCTTGCATACTTGGAAGGACAGAACCAAAGCTCTAATCTACTACCTTAGCTTTCATACTTGGCAAGCAGTCTCGTAGAAGAATACTTCCTCAACCTTTTGAGTTTGGAGAGTTGAAGCAAAGATTATTTGGGTGAACCAAAGCTGTAGAAAAAATAGAGAAGCAAAGAGAGTCACGATCAAAAACCTAACATAGTTTTCAAGCTCACAAACATTAGTTGACCATAGAGTAGAACATGAAAAGAACAAATAAACTTTACTAGACTAAGATCACTCTTCAGGATCAAAAGGTTTGTTGTCAAAATCTTCTCTGTCTTGTGTATAACATGGGATTTTAAAAACAGaaccaaaacagagaagatttTGACAACAGACCTTTTGATAGAACACCAAAGGAACAAATCAATCGACGTGTGCCTTAGCTCAACCTCAGATTCTTCAGAGCACAAAACCTTTTTCTCGGATCCAACGAAAAGCTCGAGACGAAATCAAATCTAACAATCAAAGGGCTCCCTTCAGGTTTGAGAGACTCCAAAATCGAATCTTTGGCTTCC comes from the Brassica rapa cultivar Chiifu-401-42 chromosome A01, CAAS_Brap_v3.01, whole genome shotgun sequence genome and includes:
- the LOC117126864 gene encoding putative nuclease HARBI1, with the translated sequence MGLKDTRYVSVEEMLATFLFIVGQNSRYIQAQDRFKRSRFSISTSFHTILKVLNALAPSYMAKPETTVPPKIRDSTRFYPYFKDCVGAIDGTHILAMISGKDSSSYRNRKGQLSQNVLAACNFDLEFIYVLSGWEGSAHDAKVLQDALTRNFNRLQVPEGKFYLVDCGYANHRNFLAPFRSTRYHLQDFKGQGKDPVNQNELFNHRHSSLRNVIERIFGIFKSRFLIFKSAPPFPYKTQAELVLACVVLHNYLRKECRSDVFPEEVVVADDNESDVQEIGEDENMDDDVQNGTQEQQRVNANNWRANIAATMWTDAMHMGS
- the LOC103863407 gene encoding uncharacterized protein At2g29880 isoform X1, with protein sequence MHIYIKSVTWRRAYKTDRIRASIISFICQITFQTMGDPKDVKGKGQYHTWSGPEHKLLLRLLVDAINQGFRDASGKFNKLTVESRILTTLQQEVGSKKTYGQYKNRMKILKGRYQVFADFLRCSSGFGWDSETKKFTADDEVWKVYLQAHPNNKYLRDDSFEDFEELRTIFEQNTATGQNAVGLGDSVDAGSYQFEENEKTNDNNFVHVIDEGGGIEHQQTYEPSSRKSIGEKLSHRKKARTDSYNSERVCEEVTEISSQIFDMIQKRWVKEAEEKEAEDKANNVWDAIKEIPDLDDDLRYEAMTLVHTLGMKSGFVNMSITDRCGWIKRNLRKPSG
- the LOC103863407 gene encoding uncharacterized protein At2g29880 isoform X3 encodes the protein MHIYIKSVTWRRAYKTDRIRASIISFICQITFQTMGDPKDVKGKGQYHTWSGPEHKLLLRLLVDAINQGFRDASGKFNKLTVESRILTTLQQEVGSKKTYDFLRCSSGFGWDSETKKFTADDEVWKVYLQAHPNNKYLRDDSFEDFEELRTIFEQNTATGQNAVGLGDSVDAGSYQFEENEKTNDNNFVHVIDEGGGIEHQQTYEPSSRKSIGEKLSHRKKARTDSYNSERVCEEVTEISSQIFDMIQKRWVKEAEEKEAEDKANNVWDAIKEIPDLDDDLRYEAMTLVHTLGMKSGFVNMSITDRCGWIKRNLRKPSG
- the LOC103863407 gene encoding uncharacterized protein At2g29880 isoform X2 codes for the protein MQAKVLLDKYASQVTFQTMGDPKDVKGKGQYHTWSGPEHKLLLRLLVDAINQGFRDASGKFNKLTVESRILTTLQQEVGSKKTYGQYKNRMKILKGRYQVFADFLRCSSGFGWDSETKKFTADDEVWKVYLQAHPNNKYLRDDSFEDFEELRTIFEQNTATGQNAVGLGDSVDAGSYQFEENEKTNDNNFVHVIDEGGGIEHQQTYEPSSRKSIGEKLSHRKKARTDSYNSERVCEEVTEISSQIFDMIQKRWVKEAEEKEAEDKANNVWDAIKEIPDLDDDLRYEAMTLVHTLGMKSGFVNMSITDRCGWIKRNLRKPSG